In a genomic window of Bemisia tabaci chromosome 1, PGI_BMITA_v3:
- the LOC109038700 gene encoding uncharacterized protein: MTPRVHHTNEEALSSVVARREHLSALGSTKSRPQVISVVASSRYVGPRINRFPRAPDFFPRKMQPNGLQCFVIAAVVALCKVASPSPTRLSIRGLFDSFLATPATLATSPPPPPPPEAPVVAVVAAAPVNASATISTSTSTSPPSLFSSMSGWFAPVVSPEELARRREEALRAQREEEKRRKIEEIRRVVLKIPGVELADQLTRKTASAIGLGLGYSTARAQALVNDFYNRLRAKGQPAPAP, from the exons ATGACGCCACGGGTGCATCACACAAACGAGGAAGCTCTATCGTCAGTCGTCGCAAGACGGGAACATCTGTCGGCCTTGGGATCGACAAAAAGTAGACCGCAAGTAATTAGTGTTGTGGCTTCCTCCCGTTACGTTGGACCCCGGATCAATCGATTTCCCCGTGCCCCTGATTTTTTCCCACGGAAAATGCAACCGAACGGACTCCAGTGTTTCGTCATCGCCGCTGTCGTTGCTCTGTGTAAG GTAGCTTCGCCGAGCCCGACGAGGCTCTCGATCCGCGGCCTCTTCGACTCCTTCCTGGCGACCCCGGCGACCCTGGCGACTAGTCcgcctccgccgccgccgccggagGCTCCAGTCGTGGCTGTGGTGGCCGCGGCCCCAGTCAACGCATCCGCCACCATCTCGACCTCGACATCCACCTCGCCGCCCTCGCTCTTCTCCTCCATGTCCGGGTGGTTCGCGCCGGTTGTGAGCCCGGAGGAGCTGGCGCGGCGCCGGGAGGAGGCGCTGCGGGCGCAGCGCGAGGAGGAGAAGCGGCGCAAGATCGAGGAGATCCGGCGCGTGGTCCTCAAGATCCCGGGCGTGGAGCTCGCCGACCAGCTCACCCGCAAGACCGCCTCCGCCATCGGACTCGGCCTCGGCTACAGCACCGCCCGCGCCCAGGCCCTCGTCAACGACTTCTACAACCGCCTCCGCGCCAAAGGCCAGCCCGCACCCGCCCCCTAG